In Phoenix dactylifera cultivar Barhee BC4 chromosome 11, palm_55x_up_171113_PBpolish2nd_filt_p, whole genome shotgun sequence, the following are encoded in one genomic region:
- the LOC103715165 gene encoding CWF19-like protein 2, with protein MSGAPKRLHEEGGHSTPLKRPLEETGIYSSPGKLIQPVGSDFHLPFEHGQDGRFAKVPRVEPRDVDKRSSLLHRMPSTPNSSLDHPVTSENRLDFKNSKDAREVKPENRETKAEIRDLHTDARMDTQGSKVENDSRMDTRGDEKEPKSDKGPHIDYKGDIRFDKDNYTSTSSHLNWKDGKEHLRGKRYFESPNDGLDSWRVARQNTDEAGKDITTTEERDSMETHEAVGENKVDLKGEEKVRDKDRKRKDDKHRDYGERDKDRNDRRNSMQQGGASNERKEVLREERDMERWERDRKDTQKDKERNDREKDIIKKESSNANEKDGLHCEKEFVDGSVKVAEQENSTFEPKRLKDDSWKPYDRDFKDRKRERDVDAGDRHEQRSKCYDKESDDGCAEPDGATEKDKEVFGGVQQRRRMLRSRGTPQVPNREPRFRCRGRDEGSQGKPEVSAIVYKAGECMQELLKSWKEFEASQDTKSDESLQNGPTLEIRMPAEYVTSTNHQVKGAQLWGTDIYTNDSDLVAVLMHTGYCCPTSSPPPPAIQELRATVRILPPQDSYTSTLRNNVRSRAWGAGIGCSFRVERCCIVKKGGGTIDLEPRLTHTSAVEPTLAPVSVERTMTTRAAASNALRQQRFVREVTIQYNLCNEPWLKYSINIVADKGLKKPLYTSARLKKGEVLYLETHFNRYELCFNGEKTVCNGTMPTSSQAPESEQEKPQTHSSHVQNGDRNSTDRENVIDVFRWSRCKKIFPEKTMRSIGLPLPIEHVEVLEENLDWEDVQWSQTGVWVAGKEYALARVHFLSPN; from the exons ATGAGTGGTGCTCCGAAGAGGTTGCATGAGGAGGGAGGTCACTCTACTCCTTTAAAACGACCACTTGAAGAAACTGGCATATACTCGAGTCCTGGAAAGCTAATTCAACCAGTTGGTAGTGACTTTCACCTACCTTTTGAACACGGGCAGGATGGACGATTTGCAAAAGTCCCACGTGTTGAGCCCCGCGATGTTGACAAGAGATCATCTCTGCTGCATCGGATGCCTTCAACTCCTAACAGCTCTTTAGACCATCCAGTTACATCTGAAAAcaggttagatttcaaaaattcaaaggatGCCAGAGAAGTTAAGCCTGAAAACCGGGAAACAAAGGCAGAGATTAGGGACCTGCACACCGATGCTAGGATGGATACTCAAGGTAGCAAGGTTGAGAATGATTCAAGGATGGATACTAGGGGGGATGAAAAGGAACCTAAGTCTGATAAGGGTCCTCACATTGACTATAAGGGTGACATCAGATTTGATAAAGACAATTACACTTCAACAAGTTCACACCTAAATTGGAAAGACGGCAAAGAACATCTAAGGGGTAAAAGATATTTTGAGTCCCCTAATGATGGTTTGGACTCATGGCGTGTCGCAAGGCAAAACACAGATGAAGCTGGAAAGGATATCACAACAACTGAAGAGCGGGATTCCATGGAAACACATGAGGCTGTTGGAGAAAACAAAGTTGATCTGAAAGGtgaagaaaaagtcagagataAGGATCGGAAAAGGAAGGATGACAAACATAGAGATTATGGAGAAAGGGATAAGGATAGAAATGACCGTAGAAACAGTATGCAACAAGGTGGTGCTAGCAATGAACGCAAAGAAGTGCTGCGAGAAGAGAGGGATATGGAGAGGTGGGAGAGGGACAGAAAGGACACTCAAAAAGACAAGGAACGGAATGACAGAGAGAAGGACATTATTAAGAAAGAGTCATCAAATGCAAATGAAAAGGACGGTTTACACTGTGAGAAGGAATTTGTGGATGGATCTGTCAAAGTTGCTGAGCAGGAAAACTCAACATTTGAACCTAAGAGGCTTAAAGATGACAGCTGGAAACCTTATGATAGGGATTTTAAAgatagaaaaagagaaagggatgTAGATGCTGGTGACAGACATGAACAGCGTAGCAAGTGTTATGACAAGGAATCAGATGATGGATGTGCAGAACCAGATGGAGCTAcagaaaaggataaggaagtttTTGGTGGTGTTCAGCAACGTAGGAGGATGTTGCGGTCAAGGGGGACTCCTCAAGTACCTAACCGAGAACCACGGTTCCGGTGTAGAGGACGTGATGAAGG ATCTCAAG GTAAACCTGAAGTATCTGCAATTGTTTATAAAGCTGGCGAATGCATGCAAGAACTTTTAAAATCTTGGAAAGAATTTGAAGCATCTCAAGATACTAAAAGTGATGAAAGCTTGCAAAATGGTCCAACTTTGGAAATCCGAATGCCTGCCGAATATGTTACTTCCACTAACCATCAA GTCAAAGGTGCCCAGCTATGGGGAACAGATATATATACGAATGATTCAGATCTAGTTGCCG TTCTCATGCACACTGGTTACTGTTGCCCAACATCATCCCCTCCCCCACCTGCCATTCAGGAGTTACGGGCAACAGTACGAATTCTGCCACCACAAGATA GCTACACTTCAACCTTGAGGAATAATGTTCGTTCACGTGCCTGGGGAGCTGGAATCGGCTGCAGTTTTCGTGTAGAGCGATGCTGCATTGTGAAG AAAGGTGGTGGGACAATCGATCTGGAGCCTCGTCTTACCCATACATCAGCAGTGGAACCAACTCTTGCTCCTGTATCTGTTGAACGCACTATGACAACAAGAGCTGCAGCTTCG AATGCATTGCGGCAACAAAGGTTTGTCCGTGAAGTCACGATTCAGTACAATCTCTGCAATGAGCCATG GCTGAAATACAGTATTAATATAGTTGCTGATAAGGGGCTGAAGAAGCCTCTCTATACTTCAGCACGGCTGAAGAAGGGTGAAGTTCTATATCTGGAAACACATTTTAATAG GTATGAGTTATGCTTCAATGGGGAGAAGACTGTTTGTAATGGAACAATGCCAACTTCATCTCAAGCACCAGAGTCAGAGCAGGAGAAGCCTCAAACCCATAGCTCTCATGTCCAAAACGGGGACAGAAATTCAACAGACCGCGAGAATGTCATTGATGTGTTTCGGTGGTCTCGCTGTAAGAAGATTTTTCCAGAGAAAACTATGCGTTCCATTGGACTCCCATTACCCATAGAACATGTGGAG GTATTGGAGGAGAATTTGGATTGGGAAGACGTACAGTGGTCACAGACTGGTGTTTGGGTGGCAGGGAAGGAGTATGCTCTTGCTCGAGTCCATTTTCTCTCCCCGAATTAG